In the Deinococcus aerolatus genome, one interval contains:
- the recR gene encoding recombination mediator RecR has product MKYPPSLVALIRELSRLPGIGPKSAQRLAFYLFEQPREDIERLAGSLLSAKRDLHSCPVCFNITDAEVCDVCSDPARDQAIICVVEEPGDVIAIERSGEYRGLYHVLHGVLSPMNGVGPEQLHIKPLLPRVTDGQEVILATGTTVEGDATALYLQRLLEPLGATVSRIAYGLPVGGALEYADEVTLGRAMTGRQRVSKPRPPG; this is encoded by the coding sequence GTGAAATACCCGCCCTCCCTGGTTGCCCTGATCCGCGAGCTGTCGCGCCTGCCGGGCATTGGCCCCAAGAGCGCGCAGCGGCTGGCCTTCTACCTGTTCGAGCAGCCGCGCGAGGACATCGAGCGGCTGGCCGGATCGCTGCTGTCGGCCAAGCGTGATCTGCACAGTTGCCCGGTCTGTTTCAACATCACCGACGCCGAGGTCTGCGACGTGTGCAGCGATCCGGCGCGCGATCAGGCCATCATCTGCGTGGTGGAGGAGCCCGGCGACGTGATCGCCATTGAGCGCAGCGGCGAGTACCGGGGGCTGTATCACGTGCTGCACGGCGTCCTGAGCCCCATGAACGGTGTCGGCCCTGAGCAGCTGCACATCAAGCCGCTGCTGCCGCGTGTCACCGACGGGCAGGAGGTCATCCTGGCGACGGGCACCACCGTGGAGGGCGACGCCACGGCGCTGTACCTTCAGCGGCTGCTGGAGCCGCTGGGCGCGACGGTCAGCCGCATCGCCTACGGCCTGCCGGTGGGCGGCGCGCTGGAATACGCCGACGAGGTGACGCTGGGGCGCGCCATGACCGGACGCCAGCGGGTCAGCAAGCCCCGCCCGCCGGGCTGA
- a CDS encoding DedA family protein, protein MESLIDAILSASYLGIFFIVFAETGLLVGFFLPGDSLLIAAGLLAAGGKLNLGGIMAAVVVGAILGNTAGYFIGQRFGPAVFRNQDSRFFKPEYVVEAEKFFLKYGALAVILARFVPIVRTLVPTLAGVSRMPFGLYTLYNVIGALLWGVGLTALAYYLGQLIPDLDKYILLIVAVVLVVSVIPIVLKFLQARRGGVKG, encoded by the coding sequence ATGGAATCCCTGATTGACGCAATCCTGTCCGCCTCCTACCTGGGGATCTTCTTTATTGTCTTCGCGGAAACCGGTTTGCTGGTGGGCTTTTTCCTGCCGGGTGACAGCCTGCTGATCGCGGCGGGGCTGCTGGCGGCGGGCGGCAAGCTGAATCTGGGGGGCATCATGGCGGCGGTGGTGGTGGGCGCCATTCTGGGCAACACCGCCGGCTATTTCATCGGCCAGCGCTTCGGCCCCGCCGTGTTCCGGAACCAGGACTCGCGCTTTTTCAAGCCTGAATACGTGGTGGAGGCCGAGAAGTTCTTCCTGAAATACGGGGCGCTGGCCGTCATTCTGGCCCGGTTCGTGCCCATCGTGCGGACGCTGGTGCCGACGCTGGCCGGCGTGAGCCGCATGCCCTTTGGGCTGTACACGCTGTACAACGTGATCGGCGCGCTGCTGTGGGGCGTGGGCCTGACTGCCCTGGCGTATTACCTGGGTCAGCTGATCCCCGATCTGGACAAGTACATCCTGCTGATCGTGGCCGTGGTGCTGGTGGTCAGCGTGATTCCGATCGTGCTGAAGTTCCTGCAGGCGCGGCGCGGCGGCGTCAAGGGCTAG
- a CDS encoding endonuclease III domain-containing protein yields the protein MTARPPLPQKKLPSKLPLSQQQPPGHLPEIARRLAEEYLPDPPQPRRAAEPLDGLIQTILSQQNTAPITRRQFQGLKTAYPRWEGALADGPDGIEAVLKAAGGGLSRVKAGYIHALLAELDETRPSLSLRETRDLDDTAARRLLESLPGVGMKTASCVLLFDLVRPAMPVDTHIHRIAQRLELVPEAWNAVKVERWFDEVLPREWAARYTFHVSAIRHGRQTCRARNPACGVCVLRDLCPSAAILGR from the coding sequence ATGACCGCCCGTCCGCCGTTGCCCCAGAAGAAGCTGCCCAGCAAGCTCCCGCTGAGCCAGCAACAGCCGCCGGGCCACCTGCCGGAAATCGCGCGGCGTCTGGCTGAAGAGTATCTGCCTGATCCGCCCCAGCCCAGACGCGCCGCCGAGCCGCTGGACGGGCTGATTCAGACCATTCTGTCGCAGCAGAACACGGCCCCGATCACACGGCGGCAATTCCAGGGCCTCAAAACTGCCTACCCACGTTGGGAAGGGGCGCTGGCCGACGGTCCGGACGGCATCGAAGCGGTGCTGAAGGCGGCGGGTGGCGGCCTCTCGCGGGTCAAGGCCGGGTACATCCACGCGCTGCTGGCAGAACTGGACGAGACGCGCCCCAGCCTCTCGCTGCGGGAAACGCGTGATCTGGATGACACGGCGGCGCGGCGTCTGCTGGAAAGCCTGCCCGGCGTGGGCATGAAAACCGCCAGTTGCGTGCTGCTGTTTGATCTGGTGCGGCCTGCCATGCCGGTGGACACGCACATTCACCGCATCGCGCAGCGGCTGGAACTGGTGCCGGAAGCCTGGAACGCGGTCAAGGTGGAACGCTGGTTCGACGAGGTGCTGCCGCGCGAGTGGGCGGCCCGCTACACCTTTCACGTTTCTGCCATTCGCCACGGACGCCAGACCTGCCGCGCCCGCAACCCGGCCTGCGGCGTGTGCGTGCTGCGTGACCTGTGCCCGTCGGCAGCTATTCTGGGCCGATGA
- a CDS encoding 3'(2'),5'-bisphosphate nucleotidase CysQ family protein, which produces MTLPTPTHDLAHEREVASRLAREAGALLLRWRAVGFDVQHKTSVEDPVTAADREASALIVAGLAEAFPQDGLLSEEETDGAARLSCPRVWIIDPIDGTSEFIKGTADYCVSIGLAVGGSAVLGVVYAPTTDELFAGVVGQGVWKNGQRVARAPRTEGWRIAVSDTEFGRELNRHDLPGMLPSGSIALKLARLSADEADATFTMSPRSEWDIAAGDALLQAAGGMLRRRDGGEVRYNQPQPHLEQGLIAGVPGAVGWLEGELSRHRLPTAHLGLQASAPAWQHLQSGDQAALNGHAGVSIRHAGAEVLALLVIDPETRAVERAEGDAFHLERLTRDVVRAAGPLSIADAKLSS; this is translated from the coding sequence ATGACCCTGCCAACCCCCACCCATGATCTGGCCCATGAACGAGAGGTGGCCTCCCGGCTGGCACGCGAGGCGGGCGCGTTGCTGCTGCGGTGGCGCGCCGTCGGCTTCGACGTGCAACACAAGACCAGCGTGGAGGACCCCGTGACGGCGGCCGACCGCGAGGCGTCCGCGCTGATCGTGGCCGGGCTGGCAGAGGCGTTTCCCCAAGACGGCCTGCTGAGCGAGGAGGAGACCGACGGCGCGGCCAGATTGTCGTGCCCTCGGGTGTGGATCATTGATCCCATCGACGGCACCAGCGAATTTATCAAGGGCACGGCGGACTACTGCGTCAGCATCGGTCTGGCGGTGGGGGGTTCCGCCGTGCTGGGCGTGGTCTATGCGCCCACCACCGACGAGCTGTTCGCGGGCGTGGTGGGGCAGGGGGTCTGGAAGAACGGGCAGAGGGTAGCGCGTGCCCCCCGCACAGAAGGCTGGCGCATCGCCGTCTCGGACACTGAGTTCGGACGTGAGCTTAACCGCCATGACCTGCCGGGGATGCTGCCCAGCGGCAGCATTGCGCTGAAGCTGGCCCGCCTGAGCGCCGACGAGGCCGACGCCACCTTCACCATGTCGCCGCGCAGCGAGTGGGACATCGCCGCCGGGGACGCGCTGTTGCAGGCGGCGGGCGGCATGCTGCGGCGCCGGGACGGGGGAGAGGTGCGGTACAACCAGCCCCAGCCGCATCTGGAGCAGGGCCTGATCGCTGGTGTGCCGGGTGCGGTGGGCTGGCTGGAGGGTGAGCTGTCGCGCCACCGTCTGCCCACTGCGCATCTGGGGTTGCAGGCGTCGGCCCCGGCGTGGCAGCACCTGCAAAGCGGCGATCAGGCCGCGCTGAACGGCCATGCCGGGGTCAGCATCCGGCATGCGGGCGCAGAGGTGCTGGCGCTGCTGGTGATCGATCCCGAAACCCGCGCCGTGGAACGCGCCGAGGGTGACGCCTTTCATCTGGAACGCCTGACCCGCGACGTGGTCCGGGCGGCGGGACCGCTGTCCATTGCGGACGCTAAACTCAGTTCATGA
- a CDS encoding GNAT family N-acetyltransferase yields MMNGMASPDLPAAGGGWGRVSLKPMLELDHAEWHILHGFFRDRELADWNDAKPIKLPEWLFRKVMQDEERGGERVGFGVLDERGALIGSAELYDLRPSPPLTPTTGTLGVMIGFPALWGHGYGREAVSALLAWSFAGCPVPLRRVRLTTFAHNRRAQRAFAACGFREVGRTPQAHRTDVHMEITREEWQALSDPPPPDGAAQ; encoded by the coding sequence ATGATGAACGGCATGGCTTCCCCGGACCTCCCGGCAGCGGGCGGGGGGTGGGGGCGGGTTAGCCTCAAGCCGATGCTGGAGCTGGACCACGCCGAGTGGCACATCCTGCACGGCTTTTTCCGGGACCGCGAGCTGGCGGACTGGAACGATGCCAAACCGATCAAACTGCCTGAATGGCTGTTCCGCAAGGTCATGCAGGATGAGGAACGCGGCGGCGAGCGTGTGGGGTTTGGCGTGCTGGACGAGCGCGGCGCCCTGATCGGCAGCGCCGAGCTGTATGACCTGCGTCCCTCGCCGCCGCTGACGCCCACCACCGGCACGCTGGGCGTGATGATCGGCTTTCCCGCGCTGTGGGGCCACGGCTACGGACGTGAGGCAGTCTCGGCGCTGCTGGCATGGTCCTTCGCGGGCTGTCCGGTGCCGCTGAGGCGGGTGCGCCTGACCACCTTCGCCCACAACCGTCGCGCCCAGCGGGCCTTTGCCGCCTGCGGCTTCCGCGAGGTGGGCCGCACGCCGCAGGCACACCGCACCGACGTGCATATGGAAATTACCCGTGAAGAGTGGCAGGCGCTCTCAGACCCGCCGCCGCCGGACGGTGCGGCACAATAG
- a CDS encoding NAD(P)-dependent oxidoreductase — MRVLLPDLPEFHALSGHDEHGVPGVEFDFYSPEHVPADGAEGVVLWLARGETREKLLKTPGLKWVLTLTAGIDHVQPHLPEGVALYNANRLHDRAVAVHVAALMLSALRGLPQFRDAQTEGRWASATNPRDSGLHTLDGQKVVIWGYGQIGRILEGLLTPFGAEVDGIRSATPELQRDGLLSRADWVVLLLPSTPDTRGIVNAETLGRLKRGAWLANAGRGNLIVMDDLLAALDSGGLGGAVLDVTDPEPLPEDHPLWARKNVTITPHIASTTTDLVARGASLTRDFLLTMQQGQEPEGRVTQGQKY; from the coding sequence ATGCGCGTTCTGCTGCCCGATCTGCCTGAATTCCACGCCCTCTCCGGCCACGATGAACACGGCGTTCCCGGCGTGGAGTTCGACTTCTATTCGCCGGAGCACGTGCCCGCCGACGGGGCCGAGGGCGTGGTGCTGTGGCTGGCACGCGGCGAGACCCGCGAGAAATTGCTGAAGACGCCGGGCCTGAAATGGGTGTTGACCCTGACCGCCGGGATCGACCACGTTCAGCCGCATCTGCCGGAGGGGGTGGCCCTGTACAACGCCAACCGCCTGCATGACCGCGCGGTGGCGGTGCATGTGGCGGCGCTGATGCTCTCGGCGCTGCGCGGCCTGCCGCAGTTCCGCGACGCCCAGACGGAGGGCCGCTGGGCCTCGGCAACAAATCCACGCGACTCTGGCCTGCACACGCTGGACGGGCAGAAGGTGGTGATCTGGGGCTACGGGCAGATCGGGCGTATCTTGGAAGGCCTGCTGACCCCATTCGGGGCCGAGGTGGACGGTATTCGCAGCGCCACCCCGGAGCTTCAGCGCGACGGCCTGCTGTCCCGCGCCGACTGGGTGGTGCTGCTGCTGCCCAGCACGCCTGACACGCGCGGCATCGTGAACGCCGAGACGCTGGGCCGGCTCAAGCGTGGGGCGTGGTTGGCAAACGCCGGTCGCGGCAACCTGATCGTCATGGACGATCTGCTGGCCGCACTGGATTCCGGTGGGCTGGGCGGCGCGGTGCTGGACGTGACCGATCCTGAACCGCTGCCGGAAGACCACCCGCTGTGGGCGCGGAAAAACGTGACCATCACCCCGCACATCGCCAGCACCACCACCGATCTGGTGGCGCGGGGGGCCAGCCTTACCCGCGATTTCCTGCTGACCATGCAGCAGGGCCAGGAGCCGGAAGGACGGGTGACGCAGGGCCAGAAGTACTGA